DNA from Chitinophaga pendula:
AAGGTGGAAGGCCATCGTATCATTTCAAGTGGCCCTTATCGCTTACTACGCCACCCGGCCTATACCGGGATGATATTGGCGAATCTCGGCGTAACCTTGTTCTTCCTTAACCCGATAACCGTTTGTATCTACGCAGGGGTACTGATCCCGGCTATCATTATACGCATCCGCATTGAAGAACGTACCCTTTATGAGATCGATGGCTATGAAAACTACGCCAGGCATCGCAAACGTATTATTCCCTTTATCTGGTAACTATGAATATCGTATTAACAGGCGGAAGCGGATTTGTCGGTAGTGCATTACTCAGACAGGCAGCAAACCATGGCGGAATAAGCATGAAGGTATTGGTCCGTCAACCACTGACTATATCTTATCCTTTTGTAGAAGAAGTAAAAGGAGATCTTTTTCATATACCATCCCATTTATGGTTCGACGAACCCTATGTGCTGGTGCATTATGCAACCAAGCAGGTGGATAAGGATGGAAGCGGATTTGAATATAATAATGTACGTGGTACCAGACAACTGTTGGCCAGCATGCAGGGCAACTGTATCGGAGCTATCTACGGCAGCTCCATGTCCGTATATGGCGATGGCATACAGTATATGGTCAAAGATAGCTGCCCATTGCGTCCCGAAACCCCATTGGCAAAAAGCCGGGCTGCGGCAGAACAACTTATTCACGAAGCAATGAAAGAAAAAGCGCGCCATAGCTTCACCCTTCGTCCTAGGTTTATTATAGGTGAAGGAGATCGGTATACAATGAAGGTAATGATGCAGCTGGCGAATAATGGCATTCAGATTAACCATGGAAAACAACGGTTTAACCTGATAGATGTTGAGGACTATGCCCGTATTATTTTGTCACTGTGCGGGCATATAAAAAGCGGAAATGTAGAATTGCAACAACGGCCTTTACATATCGGTTATCAGCAACCGATCAGCTATAACGAATGGATGCGAACTATCGCTATAGTTACACAGTGTGATTGGCCCCGTAAACGTTGGTATGCACCGGCCGCACTGATCCGTTTATTACATTATTTCCCATTCGGCCGTATTCCACAATTTGTTACCAAAGCGGGTTTACTAGGATTGGAACATTCAGCGGATACAAAACCATTGTATGACCTCGCAAGTGCTGTTATCAGGAAGACCGCAATTACTGCAGTACACGATGCCTGTCGTGCAATTTATACCCTAAAAAAAGAATATAATGAAACACATAATCAGTATCAATGATCTGCCAACGAATGCAGAAACCGGTAGTAAATTCTCCAGGCAGGCAGTAATGGCAAAACGCGACATTCAGGTGCCTCCCTTTTTCTGCATCAGTAAAGCAGTGTATACAGCCTGTACAGCAGCTATACGTAGCTCGATCCGGTATATTACAGATCGTATCGACTTCCGGCAACAGGCATCCATTATATCGGCATCCGAAGCGATAGGTCTGCTATTTGACGAACTGACCATACCTGAAAAGGAAGCACAGCAGATATACGAAGCCTTTGACCGTATGCATGGAAAGGACGCAATGGTATCTGTACGTGCCTCTACAGTAAGCGACCGTGCCGGCCAAAGCGAGGACTCAGCTACCAACGCATTTGCAGGAATGAGTAGCTCCTTCCTCTATGTAAAACGCGAACATTTGCTAGATAAGGTTAAACTGTGCTGGGTATCAGGATTTTCAACAGAATCATTGATCTACAGGCATGCCCAGAGCTTCGACGTAATGGACTTTGCAGTGGCAGTAGGTGTACAACGTATGATCTTCGGACAACGCTCCTTCGTAATGTTTAGCTGCCATCCGGAGACAGCTGCCAAAGATGTGCTGATAGCCGGCGCTCATGGTATAGGAGAGGGTGTAGTACAAGAAGCTGTACCGATAGATCATTACCATATAAGACAAATGGACCAGGTGATCACTTCGCATGTCGTAAATAAAACAGAACAGCTAACCTTTGACGCGGAACAAGGATATGGTGTGAAGAGAATACCTGTACCGTTCGCATTTCGTGAGCAGCCGGTATTTTCAGATGAGGTTCTGTTGGAATTAGCAACGCTTGCCCGCCGGATAGAAGGCATTTTTGCTGCACCGCAGGACATAGAAGGTACCATAGATGAACAAGGGCAGATATGGATATTGCAATCCCGGCCGATCGTATTTAACTACGACCGCCAACTGATCTGGACGAACGCCAATGTCACAGAAAGTTTTCCTGGCGTAACAACAGCATTGACCTACAGTTTTTCAAAATACTTTTACCGGGTCATATTTTTTGATGCCTATTTGCGTATAGGCGTACCATACAAGCGTATACACGACAATTTTGAAATGCTGGATAGAATGATAGGATTTCTAAAGGGCCGCGTGTATTATTGTTTAACACATTTTTACTTGCTGCACCGGCAAACTCCTATGTTCCCGCTATTGGCCAAAGACTGGGAAAAGATGATGGGATTCAGTGCATCTTACCATACACGTGGAGATGGGCTATCTGCATGGGGCCGTAAGATAAAAACAAAGCTAACCTACTATATTGTGCTGTTCCGCAATCTGCTGCAGGTCGTTAATCACCAGCGGAATATGCTTAAGTTCCACCATTGGTGGGAAAAGTTGATCAGTCCCTTGAGAGGAAAAGATTTCCGGCTAACCGATCCGCTGGAGCAAGCACAATTGTTCCATCGTGTCTGGAAAGAGGTAGGGGAGCAATGGGGAATCACCCTGATGAATGATACCTACCTGCCTATTCTTAATGGAATAGTTAACCGGGCTTTTGATAAGGCCGGGTTGACCACTCGCTATCCTGGCTTACTAAGCGAATTACTATGTGGGGGTGGCCGCCTTCGTAGCGTTGATATCATGCTTTCTGCGGTGGCACTGGGAGAGTATATACGAAATAATAAAGCGCTGGCCGCTCATTTCAACGCTGTACAGGATGCACATACCCTTTGGGGAGAGATCGAGCGGGAAGAACTGGATGGAGAATTCTGTCGTCGTTTTAAACACCATTTGCATTATAACGGAGATCGTGGCCTGCAGGAGTTAAAAGTAGAACAACCATCGCTGCGGGATACACCCTGGGAGCTAGTGAAGATCGTGAAACAATATGCGGTACAACAGGTATCAGAGGCGACTGTCCGGGCCACCGAACAGCAGACCCGCGACCAGGCGGTAGCGGTATTAAAAAACGCTTTGAAAGGTAAACCCGTCCGTTATCACTACTTATTGCTGATTACAGGATGGTTGCGGGGACTAATCAGGAATAGAGAAAATTCCAGGTATTGCCGCTCGGAACTGTTCGGCTTCAGCAAAAATATCTTCAACGCCTTGGGCCATTATTTTGTAAAGGAGGGTATCCTGCGTAGTGCTGACGATGTGTATCACCTGGCAAAAGATGAGATATTCGGCTATATTGATGGCACCGGTTATACGGAAGACTTGCAATCGCTGGCGGATATACGCAGAAAGGAATTTACGGCTAATACACAGTGTCAGACACCGGAACAGATCACCACGATGGGACCTGTACGCCAGAACAGTCTCGCGAAAGAAGTCAGAGAACAACAAGGTGGCAGTAATGAACTCAAAGGACTACCCTCCGCTGCAGGCCGGGTCACGGGGATCGCCAGGGTAATAACACACCCTACCACGGTAGAACAGATACATCAGCATGAAATATTGATTGCAAGAGAAACCGATCCTGGTTGGCTATTCCTGATGATGTCGGCTAGGGGAATCATCGCCGAAAAGGGCTCTATGCTCTCTCATACCGCTATTACTGGGCGGAAATTTAATATTCCTACCATCGTATCCGTAAAAGAAGTGACCACCCGTATCCAGGACGGAGCATTGATAGAGATGGATGGCGCCACCGGCATTATCCGGATACTAAGGGAAAAAGCCATACAAGAAGACTATGATACACTGAAAACCGGACAACGGAGCGCTGTTATATTGCAGGAAGAAGCAACAGTTTAACAGACATGCTGGAAAAATGAAGGGATTATGTAATTTTATATATTAACCGATGTAACCAGTTACATGATCCGATTCAGTACCAAAATAGTCAATGATCACTCCAATTTCGGCTGGAATTATATTAACATTCCTGCCGAAATTGCTCAACAGCTTAACCCTGGTAATAGGCGCGCATTTCGCGCCAGCGGCCATATAGATAGACATCCGGTTCACTGTATCACCTTGCTACCTTTGGGAAACGGAGATTTTATGATCCCTTTAAACAATGCGATCCGTAAAGGCACCGGCAGAAAGTCTTTAGGCGCTACCCTGCAACTATCCTTAACTTTAGATGCTGAACCGGTCGCCGTTTATTCCGCAGAATTAATGCAATGCCTGGATGATGAGCCGGAGGCACTACGCTTTTTTGAATCCTTATCCTGGTCGAACCGTAACTTTTTTGGTAAATGGATAGAAGAGGCTAAAACAGCGCCTACCAAAGCAAATCGCATCGCCCAGACAATAGAAGCATTATCAAGAAAACAGAATTTCAACCAAATGGTGGTAGCCAGGCATGAACGGCGCCGGCGTGATCAGTAGAACTATCCTTTTCATGATGTGTGTTTCAGACAACGGAAACCTATCCAATGTTATCTGATCTTATCTACGTTAACTAATTATAATATTGAGTAAAATATGAAATCCCTTTCCCACAACTATTTCAGTCGACTGCTGCTATTCCAGCAAAAGTCATATGCCCCGGTTATACACCTTTTGTTCGCCATTTTTTGGTTTACCGCTTTGAAAACGGCTACATTGCTGGTAGTTAACAAACCTATCAGTAGCATATGGCTATGGCAGGATATGCTGGTCATACTGAGTATGTACCTCACCTTATTCCACCTGCGCATAGCAGATGAGATAAAGGACTACGATTACGATAAGGTACATAACCCGGATCGCCCCTTAGTGCAACGACTGGTCAGCCCACGGGACCTTGGTAGCTACATGATCGTATTGGCAGTAATAACCGCCAGCATCAACTTATATTTGCAACAGATGTTAGGGTTGATCATCCTGGCCGATTTCGTATATGGATACTTGCTGATATTTATAGAGAAAAGATGGCCTAAACTGGCTGATAACATTTATATCAACCTGCTCATTACCTATCCGGTAAATATCCTGTTGAGCGTTTACATTACCTTTTATACATATCAGCAGTACCAGATCAACTGGCGTGATACCTATTGGTTCTCAGTAGGTGGATTTGCGCTGGGTTTTCTGTTCTATGAATTTGCCAGGAAGACCCGTTGGCCGGAATTGGCCAAAGAAAGTGCCCGTATTTACTCACGGGAACTTGGAGGAGTAGCCACCGCCATGCTCACCCTTTTATTTGGACTGCTCGCCCCCGTTGTTGTTATGATAGGTGTTATCAGTAGCCGCTCTTTCCATCCCTTGTTACTGCTAATGTATGTCTGCTGGATACCGGCCATATATGGCGTTTCCCAGTTTCTGCGCCAACGGAATGGAGAACCCATCAAACATGGGCTCTGGTACCTGGGATTGTTCTATGGCAGCCTCATCGTATTACAATGCCTCTTACTCTGAGGTAACTATTTTACTGAATGTAACCAGGCTACATTTTGCTCGGCAACATTCGGCTGGCCAATTATATCACGGTATAATGCTGGTCTTCTGGCTTTTCTGTAACGGAAACCTCCTGCTTTGATAAGTTTATCGGCCGTAATAGTAGCAATAGCAATGTCATTATCCAGCAATCTGCATTCCGCTACAATATCCCCGAATGGATCCAGTATCATCGAGCAACCATTTTTGAGCTGATCATCATCCATACCGATAGGATTGGAAAAGACAGCATAGATAGCATTGTCATATGCACGTGCCGGCAACCATTTCATCAACCAAGCCCTGCCTTTAAGACCCTCAAATTCCTGCCGGAGTGAAGTGGGATCATTCTCCCGGTTATACCATAATGCAGGATCTACAAAGCCGGCTCCCGGCCTGGTTGAGGGCGTACACATGGTTACATGTGGCATGAAAATGATATCTGCGCCAAGAAGGGCAGTGGCTCTGACATTTTCAATGATATTATTATCGTAACAGATCAGGATACCACATTTCCAGCCATATAAATCAAAAACAACGTAGGCATCTCCAGGTGTAAGATGTGGATTAATAAAAGGATGCAGCTTACGGTACTTAGCGACTAACCCACCTTTGTCCACTGCGATGTAGGCTTTATAAAGCCGTTCCTCACTGTCTTTTTCAAAAAGCCCGGCCAGGATCGTCATATTATAGGTAGCTGCAATAGCTGTTAACTGCCTGATACTGTCACCCTCCGGAATGTATTCTGCCAGGTCGGATAGCTGCTGTCTGGATAAATGCCTGGCAAACGTATACCCCGTTACCGAACATTCATGAAAGGCTATTATATTTGCCCCTTGAGCTGCAGCTCGAGCAGTCAGATCAGCAATGACAGACAGGTTGTACTGTTTGTCGCCACTGCGGTTTTCAAATTGGGCCGTTGCAATCCTGATATTGTCCATAGTAACTCGTTTTTATGACAAAATTACCTGGCAGTATTTAAGGGAAATTGTAAAAACGCGACAAGGTAACTCCTATGCGCAACCTGCTTGTAATTGTACGAAGTTGACGGCCAGCGGCAGCGTATTAAAAAGATATTGCCGGGGAGTAATACCGACCATGCTCCTGAACTCCCGGATGAAATGTGATTGATCAAAGTAACCACATTCATATGCAATGCCGGTAATATTCTCTTTTGCAGATCTGTTACGTAATAAACGGAGGGAATGCTGCAGGCGAATAATATTGGTAAAGTGTTTGGGGGTAATACCCACTTTCTCTCTGAATAATCTCTCCAGGGATCGCTTATTGATACCCAACTGTTGACTTAGCTCTTCTACGGCTATATGCCCATGGTGAGCATATATAGTGGTGATCCCTCGTTGGATCATATGTTCTTGTCCGATATCGCCGGTAAGTTTATAGCGTAGAAAATCCTCTATAAATGCGATCTTTTGATAAGCAGTTGTAGCTGTCAGTACCTTCTCCTCCAGTACGGTGGCGTCCTGCCCCCAGATATCACGTGTATCCACCCATTTACCTGACAACTCATAAGCAGGCATTCGTAATAGTGAATGCACGCCATAGGGCTGGAAAACAACAATAAGCAGCCCTATACCGCCGTTGGCAGTAAGGTGTCTGAATTGATTGACCTGACCATACAGGAAACTTGTTGGTTGGGTAATAGTTGCGTTGTCCGAAATTTCCTGGTCAAAAGGAACGCCGAAATGGAAGGCCATTCCCGTATTCCCGTCAGGGAAAAAACAATGCCGGGCATGACTGTGCCCGCTCTCCAGCAGCAGAAAATGTTTGACCACATGGGCCAGATCAGGAGATGGCAATAGTTGCATAGTATAAAGGTACAGTTTATCAGAAAAAGTATACTTTTCTGATCTTTTTGTTCTCGATAATGTAGATGGCGCCGGCATTAACCACCTGGCTAATACCCGTCAGCCTTTCCTGATCCACTACGGTATTGCCAACCACAATGCGGTTTATCACCTGGCAATGTACCTGTGGATTGCGTTTGAAAAATTGATCATATCCTTTCCGCATCTCCTCTTTCCCCTTCATCAAAAGTTTTTGCGTAGTCTGGTTATATATTTCTACACTGTCGCTATAAGGTGCAAGAAATGCTTCCACATCGTGTGCATTATAAGCATTCAGTTGCTGTTGGGCTAATATCTCCGGTGTCACCGGGATCAGGCTGGTGGGCTGGAAAAAGCGGCCTCTGTGAATAACGCTGGTGATATTTCCCAATACAGAAAGATCATCTGCCGGATCTTTGGGCAGTAGTAGTATGTCCGCTATTTTCCCTTTTTCGATGCTGCCATAGTTTTTGTCCTTTCCGAATCCTTTTGCTGCGTTAATGGTAGCTGCCCGGATCACTTCCCGGTTGGACAGGCCTGCTTGACGCATAGCCAGTAATTCGGGAAGGAAAGAAGCCGCATGATGTGTCCCAATATTGCCGGCATCTGTTCCGGCTGCGATGAGTATACCAGCATCCTGCACTCTTTTAAGATTGGACAGCATGATACTGTCTGACTTAGATGGAACAATGAATTTGTTGCGTACCTTTTTATAGTTAAGCGTTATACGGGTAGAATCAAGATGCTGCAAATCCATTAATGAACCCAGCATAAAAGGGTCTGCATAGGTAAATTCATGGGCACTGAAATTGAACTGTTGCGTGAAGACGCGATGGTAGTTCTGCATCACAATAAGTGTAGGAATATATAACACTTTTTTGTCCTTTAGTAATTGTAACAGATCGTTGTCCAGGGGCTGGTCGTCTACACTATGCACCAATATATCGGCGCCGGCTGTTACAGCTAGCTTGGCAGTTACATAGGTAGTAGCATGTACGGCTACTTTAAGGCCGTTGGCATGGCTTTCTGCTATTGCCGCGGTAATAAGAGGTAGCATGTCTTCCGGTTGCTGGCCGGTGCGCACGACATACCATATTTTAATGAAATCAGGTTTGAAAGGTAATTGTTTTCTGACTAGTTCCCGGGCTTCATCCGGTGTGTTGACCTTGATGATAGGAGGGTCTTTTTCATCAAGGTTAGGCGGCAGATAGGTGGATACTAACGGGCCGGTAACCCATGTAGTAGGTGCCGCAACCATGGTGTCGGTACGAGCACGGATACTAAAATTACTCAATGGTCCGCCTACGTCGATCACTTGTGTGATACCGGTAGCCAGGTAGCGGGCAAGGGTATTGTCTAGGTGTGCTTTTATCCATTGCTGATCTTCCTGGTAAGGTGTAAAGGCATTTAGGTTGAGGGCATCAGGACGGGTATAAAGACCGCCACTCTGAAAAAAATGAATATGGGCATCCGTCATACCCGGCATTGCATATTGTCCGGTAGCGTCGATGACCTTTGCGTTTGCCGGAGGCTTTATCTTGCCCGCAGGGCCAACCGCAGAAATGCGCTGGTCTGTAATAACGATGGTCTGATCCTGGTCAGTGCGACCGGTATGGACATTCACCAGGTTGACGTGTGTGATGTAAGTGGCATCAGATGTTGACAATGCCTTTTGGTTTTGGGCAATAACGGGTAGGGTGACCAGTACTCCTGCCAGCAGCAGATAAGTTTTCATGGTGGAATAAGATTTAAGCAGATTAAAGGTAACTACTTTCACGTAATGATGCCCCTGTGAGGATCTTGTTTCAAATTACCCGCTCTTTGTCTGGAACACCCTGCTTGCCTGCCATACCGAGGAGCCATCATCGTATCTCCTCCAGTTTTTTATTGACGGTAGATAGTTCCGTCTTTGGAACATCAAGAGGATGGCAACAAGTATGGGTCAGTTATGAAGGCAGTTTAATCGCCCGCATAGACGTCTTTGTGAATGATTGATCGTAAATGGCAGCTTCTTCAAAAGGTTAGATAATCAAGAGTTATCTGACCTTTTTTATTATAAATTGATAAGTGAATTCTCCTGTTTTTATTAAAAAAGCATAACTTTACTTTGAACGACAATAAAAAGTAGATTGTTGATGTGAATACCATGGAATAATAACTATTAACGTATCCCAAACCTCAAATTACGACCATTACATACAAGGATCCTGATACCGGTGAGTACCCCGCTAAAGTAATCCTTATCCAGGCATACTTCCAGATACGTGTTAGCTGCTATTAGTGCAGCTAAGGCTGACAGTATTAACCTGTTTTACCTCCGCTATTGGTGCATGAATGTACCGTGAAAAACGGTTGCACCTGCCTGTAAACGTTACGGTAGGCCTAAATGGTGCAGCATTATACAATAACCATTAAGACGAAAAGAATGCCTATGATATATTGTCCAGACAGTACTTAGAACCAATCTGCAAAAGAAATTGTACTTACGTGTGCCCGTTAATGTTATTTAATGGAAAGGGCATGCTATTGTTTAAATTACCAAAAACACAACTCCAAATGAAGAAGATCAGTGCCATAACTGTCATTATCTCTCTATGGGCAGCTATTGTCTATGTGAGTTCCTGCAACAGTGGGCAGCCAGAACAAAAAGATAACTCCAAGCCGCCTGAAGGCATAGCGGCCAGTAGCCCCCAAACACCCCTTAGCCCTGACTTACCCTATGATGTGACGTTTCTCCCCGGAGAGCCACTTGTAATGGAAACTACTGTACGCAGACGTTTTGATATTTTCTCCTGGGATTCTTTTATCGCACTATGCTGGCCTACTCAAGATGGAGAGGTAATAGGACAGTTTGGTGATAACCCCACCGTATGGGAAACATGGAAAACAGTAGATAAGATATTCCTGGATGACGGCAAAGACCCTACTCCCTGGGATAGTACTTTACGTACGCAACCTAAATTGCTATCGCAGACAGGAAAGGTACCTCCCGAATTATCAGCATTCGTTCAGCCTTTTAATACGGGTCCGTTAATTGACCAGAATGGCGAATACGCTCGT
Protein-coding regions in this window:
- a CDS encoding NAD-dependent epimerase/dehydratase family protein, coding for MNIVLTGGSGFVGSALLRQAANHGGISMKVLVRQPLTISYPFVEEVKGDLFHIPSHLWFDEPYVLVHYATKQVDKDGSGFEYNNVRGTRQLLASMQGNCIGAIYGSSMSVYGDGIQYMVKDSCPLRPETPLAKSRAAAEQLIHEAMKEKARHSFTLRPRFIIGEGDRYTMKVMMQLANNGIQINHGKQRFNLIDVEDYARIILSLCGHIKSGNVELQQRPLHIGYQQPISYNEWMRTIAIVTQCDWPRKRWYAPAALIRLLHYFPFGRIPQFVTKAGLLGLEHSADTKPLYDLASAVIRKTAITAVHDACRAIYTLKKEYNETHNQYQ
- a CDS encoding PEP/pyruvate-binding domain-containing protein gives rise to the protein MKHIISINDLPTNAETGSKFSRQAVMAKRDIQVPPFFCISKAVYTACTAAIRSSIRYITDRIDFRQQASIISASEAIGLLFDELTIPEKEAQQIYEAFDRMHGKDAMVSVRASTVSDRAGQSEDSATNAFAGMSSSFLYVKREHLLDKVKLCWVSGFSTESLIYRHAQSFDVMDFAVAVGVQRMIFGQRSFVMFSCHPETAAKDVLIAGAHGIGEGVVQEAVPIDHYHIRQMDQVITSHVVNKTEQLTFDAEQGYGVKRIPVPFAFREQPVFSDEVLLELATLARRIEGIFAAPQDIEGTIDEQGQIWILQSRPIVFNYDRQLIWTNANVTESFPGVTTALTYSFSKYFYRVIFFDAYLRIGVPYKRIHDNFEMLDRMIGFLKGRVYYCLTHFYLLHRQTPMFPLLAKDWEKMMGFSASYHTRGDGLSAWGRKIKTKLTYYIVLFRNLLQVVNHQRNMLKFHHWWEKLISPLRGKDFRLTDPLEQAQLFHRVWKEVGEQWGITLMNDTYLPILNGIVNRAFDKAGLTTRYPGLLSELLCGGGRLRSVDIMLSAVALGEYIRNNKALAAHFNAVQDAHTLWGEIEREELDGEFCRRFKHHLHYNGDRGLQELKVEQPSLRDTPWELVKIVKQYAVQQVSEATVRATEQQTRDQAVAVLKNALKGKPVRYHYLLLITGWLRGLIRNRENSRYCRSELFGFSKNIFNALGHYFVKEGILRSADDVYHLAKDEIFGYIDGTGYTEDLQSLADIRRKEFTANTQCQTPEQITTMGPVRQNSLAKEVREQQGGSNELKGLPSAAGRVTGIARVITHPTTVEQIHQHEILIARETDPGWLFLMMSARGIIAEKGSMLSHTAITGRKFNIPTIVSVKEVTTRIQDGALIEMDGATGIIRILREKAIQEDYDTLKTGQRSAVILQEEATV
- a CDS encoding YdeI/OmpD-associated family protein, which translates into the protein MIRFSTKIVNDHSNFGWNYINIPAEIAQQLNPGNRRAFRASGHIDRHPVHCITLLPLGNGDFMIPLNNAIRKGTGRKSLGATLQLSLTLDAEPVAVYSAELMQCLDDEPEALRFFESLSWSNRNFFGKWIEEAKTAPTKANRIAQTIEALSRKQNFNQMVVARHERRRRDQ
- a CDS encoding nitrilase family protein produces the protein MDNIRIATAQFENRSGDKQYNLSVIADLTARAAAQGANIIAFHECSVTGYTFARHLSRQQLSDLAEYIPEGDSIRQLTAIAATYNMTILAGLFEKDSEERLYKAYIAVDKGGLVAKYRKLHPFINPHLTPGDAYVVFDLYGWKCGILICYDNNIIENVRATALLGADIIFMPHVTMCTPSTRPGAGFVDPALWYNRENDPTSLRQEFEGLKGRAWLMKWLPARAYDNAIYAVFSNPIGMDDDQLKNGCSMILDPFGDIVAECRLLDNDIAIATITADKLIKAGGFRYRKARRPALYRDIIGQPNVAEQNVAWLHSVK
- a CDS encoding helix-turn-helix transcriptional regulator, which gives rise to MQLLPSPDLAHVVKHFLLLESGHSHARHCFFPDGNTGMAFHFGVPFDQEISDNATITQPTSFLYGQVNQFRHLTANGGIGLLIVVFQPYGVHSLLRMPAYELSGKWVDTRDIWGQDATVLEEKVLTATTAYQKIAFIEDFLRYKLTGDIGQEHMIQRGITTIYAHHGHIAVEELSQQLGINKRSLERLFREKVGITPKHFTNIIRLQHSLRLLRNRSAKENITGIAYECGYFDQSHFIREFRSMVGITPRQYLFNTLPLAVNFVQLQAGCA
- a CDS encoding amidohydrolase family protein, whose amino-acid sequence is MKTYLLLAGVLVTLPVIAQNQKALSTSDATYITHVNLVNVHTGRTDQDQTIVITDQRISAVGPAGKIKPPANAKVIDATGQYAMPGMTDAHIHFFQSGGLYTRPDALNLNAFTPYQEDQQWIKAHLDNTLARYLATGITQVIDVGGPLSNFSIRARTDTMVAAPTTWVTGPLVSTYLPPNLDEKDPPIIKVNTPDEARELVRKQLPFKPDFIKIWYVVRTGQQPEDMLPLITAAIAESHANGLKVAVHATTYVTAKLAVTAGADILVHSVDDQPLDNDLLQLLKDKKVLYIPTLIVMQNYHRVFTQQFNFSAHEFTYADPFMLGSLMDLQHLDSTRITLNYKKVRNKFIVPSKSDSIMLSNLKRVQDAGILIAAGTDAGNIGTHHAASFLPELLAMRQAGLSNREVIRAATINAAKGFGKDKNYGSIEKGKIADILLLPKDPADDLSVLGNITSVIHRGRFFQPTSLIPVTPEILAQQQLNAYNAHDVEAFLAPYSDSVEIYNQTTQKLLMKGKEEMRKGYDQFFKRNPQVHCQVINRIVVGNTVVDQERLTGISQVVNAGAIYIIENKKIRKVYFF